A genomic window from Triticum urartu cultivar G1812 chromosome 7, Tu2.1, whole genome shotgun sequence includes:
- the LOC125524758 gene encoding amino acid permease 1-like, with product MDVDGHLPRTHGDVDDDGRERRTGTVWTAAAHIITAVIGSGVLSLAWAMAQLGWVAGPLTLVLFAIITFYTCGLLADCYRVGDPVTGKRNYTYTEAVQAYLGGWHVWFCGFCQYVNMFGTGIGYTITASTSAAALKKSNCFHWHGHKADCSQYLSAYIIAFGVVQVIFCQVPNFHKLSWLSIVAAIMSFSYATIAVGLSLAQTISGPRGRTSLTGTEVGVDVDASQKVWMTFQALGNVAFAYSYSIILIEIQDTLRSPPGENKTMRKATLMGISTTTAFYMLCGCLGYSAFGNDANGNILTGFGFYEPYWLVDFANVCIVLHLVGGFQVFCQPLFAAVEGGAARRYPELGRKHAVVFRLVWRTAFVGLITLLAMLMPFFNSILGFLGSIAFWPLTVFFPVEMYIRQRQIPRFGTKWVALQSLSFVCFLVTVAACAASIQGVRDSLKTYTPFTTKS from the exons ATGGACGTCGACGGCCACCTTCCCCGCACCCACGGCGACGTCGACGACGACGGCAGGGAGAGGAGAACAG GGACGGTATGGACGGCGGCGGCGCACATCATAACGGCGGTGATCGGGTCCGGCGTGCTGTCGCTGGCCTGGGCCATGGCGCAGCTGGGCTGGGTGGCCGGGCCGCTCACCCTGGTGCTCTTCGCCATCATCACCTTCTACACCTGCGGCCTCCTCGCCGACTGCTACCGCGTCGGCGACCCCGTCACGGGCAAGCGCAACTACACCTACACCGAGGCCGTCCAGGCCTACCTAG GCGGGTGGCACGTCTGGTTCTGCGGCTTCTGCCAGTACGTCAACATGTTCGGCACCGGCATCGGCTACACCATCACCGCCTCCACCAGCGCCGC GGCCTTGAAGAAGTCCAACTGCTTCCACTGGCACGGGCACAAGGCGGACTGCAGCCAGTACCTGAGCGCCTACATCATCGCCTTCGGGGTGGTGCAGGTCATCTTCTGCCAGGTGCCCAACTTCCACAAGCTCTCGTGGCTCTCCATCGTCGCCGCCATCATGTCCTTCTCCTACGCCACCATCGCCGTCGGCCTCTCGCTGGCGCAGACCATCTCGGGGCCCAGGGGGAGGACGTCGCTGACCGGCACGGAGGTCGGGGTGGACGTCGACGCCTCGCAGAAGGTCTGGATGACGTTCCAGGCCCTCGGCAACGTCGCCTTCGCCTACTCCTACTCCATAATCCTCATCGAGATCCAG GACACGCTGCGGTCACCTCCGGGCGAGAACAAGACGATGCGGAAGGCGACGCTGATGGGCATCTCGACGACGACGGCCTTCTACATGCTGTGCGGCTGCCTGGGCTACTCGGCCTTCGGCAACGACGCCAACGGCAACATCCTGACGGGGTTCGGCTTCTACGAGCCCTACTGGCTGGTGGACTTCGCCAACGTCTGCATCGTGCTCCACCTGGTGGGCGGCTTCCAGGTCTTCTGCCAGCCGCTGTTCGCGGCGGTggagggcggcgcggcgcggcggtaCCCGGAGCTGGGCCGGAAGCACGCGGTGGTGTTCCGGCTGGTGTGGCGGACGGCGTTCGTGGGGTTGATCACGCTGCTGGCCATGCTGATGCCCTTCTTCAACAGCATCCTGGGCTTCCTGGGCAGCATCGCCTTCTGGCCGCTCACCGTCTTCTTCCCCGTGGAGATGTACATCCGGCAGCGGCAGATCCCGCGGTTcggcaccaagtgggtggcgctgcaGAGCCTCAGCTTCGTCTGCTTCCTCGTCACCGTCGCCGCCTGCGCCGCCTCCATCCAGGGCGTCCGCGACTCGCTCAAGACCTACACGCCCTTCACCACCAAGTCGTGA